One stretch of Rathayibacter festucae DSM 15932 DNA includes these proteins:
- a CDS encoding VOC family protein: MIRSEWAFSGFSVRDVEAARAFYGDVLGLEVSVNTMGILDIALPGGGSAIAYPKPSHVPAEFTILNFAVEDVDAAVAALNDSGVVTKIYSDSEMPTDENGVMRGRGPTIAWFRDPSGNVLSVIDAAS; encoded by the coding sequence ATGATCCGGAGCGAGTGGGCCTTCAGCGGCTTCAGTGTGCGGGACGTCGAGGCGGCGAGGGCGTTCTACGGCGACGTCCTCGGGCTGGAGGTGTCGGTCAACACGATGGGGATCCTCGACATCGCCCTGCCCGGCGGCGGGAGCGCCATCGCCTACCCGAAGCCGAGCCACGTGCCGGCCGAGTTCACGATCCTCAACTTCGCCGTCGAGGACGTCGACGCGGCGGTCGCGGCACTCAACGACTCCGGTGTCGTCACCAAGATCTACTCGGACAGCGAGATGCCGACGGACGAGAACGGCGTGATGCGCGGGCGGGGACCGACGATCGCCTGGTTCCGCGACCCGTCGGGCAACGTGCTGAGCGTCATCGACGCGGCCTCGTAG
- a CDS encoding class I SAM-dependent methyltransferase yields MVQVDRGEHLRAGEWLDPNREYWEGRAGDGAPLRAFGAAVPAGARVLHLQCGAGGDALLLAERGEDVIGVDFSMPAIRLAREAARERGLAERTRFVCANLYELRHMLPEPDAFDAVVTTLDAVAWLPDLEEWARVVEWFVAPGGTAVIGAQARPRVDDPAVRTWERSGEDVAEALRATGLEVAASALDGVAWTATKPE; encoded by the coding sequence ATGGTCCAGGTCGATCGTGGCGAGCACCTGCGCGCAGGGGAGTGGCTCGATCCGAACCGGGAGTACTGGGAGGGGCGTGCCGGTGACGGCGCGCCCCTCCGGGCGTTCGGGGCGGCGGTCCCGGCCGGGGCGCGGGTCCTGCACCTGCAGTGCGGTGCCGGGGGCGACGCGCTCCTGCTCGCCGAGCGGGGCGAGGACGTCATCGGCGTCGACTTCTCGATGCCGGCGATCCGGCTGGCCCGCGAGGCGGCCCGCGAGCGCGGTCTTGCCGAGCGGACCCGCTTCGTCTGCGCCAACCTCTACGAGCTGCGGCACATGCTGCCCGAGCCCGACGCCTTCGACGCCGTCGTGACGACCCTGGACGCGGTCGCCTGGCTCCCCGACCTCGAGGAGTGGGCGCGTGTCGTCGAGTGGTTCGTCGCACCGGGTGGGACCGCGGTGATCGGCGCGCAGGCGCGGCCGCGCGTCGACGACCCGGCGGTGCGCACCTGGGAGCGCTCGGGCGAGGACGTCGCGGAGGCTCTCCGGGCGACCGGTCTCGAGGTCGCCGCGAGCGCTCTCGACGGCGTCGCGTGGACGGCGACGAAGCCCGAATGA
- a CDS encoding UPF0182 family protein: MSSAATEAPPRKRRSVLAVTVVVVAVLVVAFFVFAGLYTDILWYDQLGFLSVLTTQWFAAGGLFVIGFVAMAVPVFVSLTLAYRLRPVYAKLNSQIDRYQQVVEPLRRLATFGIPAVLGLFAGVSSSTRWQTSLTFWNRTPSGDVDPLFGLDTSFYLFELPFYQSIVGFASAVLIISALATLATGYLYGAIRINGREIRISKSSRIQLAIIAALYLLVQAVSLWLDQYATLSRQGTRITGATYASVNATIPGLQILAAISALIAVLFIITAFIGRWRLPVIGTALLIVASLLVGSLYPWVVQKFQVEPNERTLESTYIQDNIDMTRQAYGVSDVQVIPYDATTDAEPGALRSDAETTANIRILDPAVVTDAFSQLQQFRQYYSFGDQQNALDVDRYSIDGSTQDAVVGVRELNLNGLGTNQTWYNQTLVYTHGYGLVAAYGNQRSSDGEPVFIESGVPTTGDLGDYEPRIYFGENSPGYSIVGGDGDRNIELDYPSGTEGEQQTYTTFDGNGGPSLDNVFKKLVYAIKFQSEQIFLSDGVNDQSQILYDRDPVQRVQKVAPYLTLDSDAYPTVVDGRVVWVVDGYTTSADYPYSEVQSLSQAIADTNTQQQFPTDDVNYIRNSVKATVDAYDGSVTLYAWDTEDPILQTWQKIFPSTVEPISEMSAGLLSHVRYPEDLFKVQRAVLGTYHVTDAGSFYSREAAWSTPNDPTSGGASTAAVGGGDTLQPPYYLTLQTPDVETPSYSLYSTYIPASTPGSAASRNVLTGYLVADSDAGSTEGAVADGYGTLRLLELPSDDTVPGPGKVQNAFNTDPTVANQLALLQRGDTTVTRGNLLTLPVGGGLLYVQPIYVSSNGDTSFPLLQKVLVAFGDDIAFEDTLDAALDSLFGGDSGADAGDTGTVVTPTPTPTDTADPGTGDTGTGDAGTGGTAPTGDQTELQAALSDASTALAARETALKAGDLTAFAAADEQLTEALQRALAAEGQQ, encoded by the coding sequence GTGAGTTCTGCAGCAACCGAAGCCCCGCCGCGCAAGAGACGGAGCGTTCTCGCCGTCACGGTCGTGGTGGTCGCCGTGCTGGTGGTGGCGTTCTTCGTCTTCGCCGGTCTCTACACCGACATCCTCTGGTACGACCAGCTCGGGTTCCTCTCGGTGCTGACGACGCAGTGGTTCGCCGCGGGCGGGCTCTTCGTCATCGGCTTCGTCGCGATGGCCGTCCCCGTGTTCGTGAGCCTGACGCTCGCCTACCGGCTACGCCCGGTCTACGCGAAGCTCAATTCGCAGATCGACCGCTACCAGCAGGTCGTCGAGCCGCTCCGGCGCCTGGCCACCTTCGGCATCCCGGCGGTCCTCGGCCTCTTCGCCGGCGTCTCCTCCTCCACCCGGTGGCAGACGAGCCTGACCTTCTGGAACCGCACGCCCTCGGGCGACGTCGATCCGCTGTTCGGCCTCGACACGTCGTTCTACCTCTTCGAGCTGCCCTTCTACCAGAGCATCGTCGGCTTCGCCTCGGCCGTGCTCATCATCTCGGCGCTCGCCACCCTCGCCACCGGCTACCTCTACGGCGCGATCCGGATCAACGGCCGCGAGATCCGCATCTCGAAGTCGTCGCGCATCCAGCTCGCGATCATCGCGGCGCTCTACCTGCTCGTGCAGGCGGTCAGCCTCTGGCTCGACCAGTACGCGACCCTCAGCCGCCAGGGCACCCGGATCACCGGCGCGACCTACGCCTCCGTGAACGCCACGATCCCCGGCCTGCAGATCCTCGCCGCCATCTCCGCGCTGATCGCCGTCCTCTTCATCATCACGGCCTTCATCGGCCGCTGGCGCCTGCCCGTCATCGGCACCGCGCTCCTCATCGTCGCGAGCCTGCTCGTCGGCTCGCTCTACCCGTGGGTCGTCCAGAAGTTCCAGGTGGAGCCGAACGAGCGCACGCTCGAGTCGACGTACATCCAGGACAACATCGACATGACGCGGCAGGCCTACGGCGTCTCGGACGTCCAGGTCATCCCGTACGACGCGACCACCGACGCCGAGCCGGGCGCGCTCCGCTCCGATGCGGAGACCACGGCGAACATCCGCATCCTCGACCCCGCCGTCGTGACCGACGCGTTCTCGCAGCTGCAGCAGTTCCGCCAGTACTACTCCTTCGGCGACCAGCAGAACGCGCTCGACGTCGACCGCTACTCGATCGACGGCTCGACGCAGGACGCCGTCGTCGGCGTCCGCGAGCTGAACCTCAACGGCCTCGGCACCAACCAGACCTGGTACAACCAGACCCTCGTCTACACCCACGGCTACGGCCTGGTCGCCGCGTACGGCAACCAGCGCTCGTCCGACGGCGAGCCGGTCTTCATCGAGTCCGGCGTCCCGACGACCGGTGACCTCGGCGACTACGAGCCGCGGATCTACTTCGGCGAGAACTCGCCCGGCTACTCGATCGTCGGCGGCGACGGCGACCGCAACATCGAGCTCGACTACCCCTCGGGCACCGAGGGCGAGCAGCAGACCTACACGACCTTCGACGGCAACGGCGGCCCCTCGCTCGACAACGTCTTCAAGAAGCTCGTCTACGCGATCAAGTTCCAGTCCGAGCAGATCTTCCTGTCGGACGGCGTCAACGACCAGTCGCAGATCCTCTACGACCGCGACCCGGTGCAGCGCGTCCAGAAGGTCGCCCCGTACCTGACGCTCGACTCGGACGCCTACCCGACCGTCGTCGACGGCCGCGTCGTCTGGGTGGTCGACGGCTACACCACCTCCGCGGACTACCCGTACTCGGAGGTGCAGAGCCTGTCGCAGGCGATCGCCGACACCAACACGCAGCAGCAGTTCCCGACCGACGACGTCAACTACATCCGCAACTCGGTCAAGGCCACGGTCGACGCCTACGACGGCAGCGTGACGCTCTACGCCTGGGACACCGAGGACCCGATCCTGCAGACCTGGCAGAAGATCTTCCCGAGCACCGTGGAGCCGATCAGCGAGATGTCGGCCGGCCTGCTCAGCCACGTCCGCTACCCGGAGGACCTCTTCAAGGTGCAGCGCGCCGTGCTCGGCACGTACCACGTGACCGACGCCGGCTCGTTCTACTCCCGCGAGGCCGCCTGGTCCACGCCGAACGACCCGACCTCGGGGGGAGCGAGCACGGCCGCCGTCGGCGGCGGGGACACGCTGCAGCCGCCGTACTACCTGACGCTGCAGACCCCCGACGTCGAGACGCCGTCGTACTCGCTGTACTCCACGTACATCCCGGCGAGCACACCCGGCAGCGCGGCGAGCCGCAACGTGCTGACCGGCTACCTCGTCGCCGACTCGGACGCGGGCTCGACGGAGGGCGCGGTGGCCGACGGCTACGGCACGCTCCGGCTGCTCGAGCTGCCGAGCGACGACACGGTGCCCGGCCCCGGCAAGGTGCAGAACGCGTTCAACACCGACCCGACCGTCGCGAACCAGCTGGCACTGCTCCAGCGCGGCGACACCACGGTGACCCGCGGCAACCTGCTGACCCTGCCCGTCGGCGGCGGTCTGCTCTACGTGCAGCCGATCTACGTCAGCTCGAACGGCGACACGAGCTTCCCGCTCCTGCAGAAGGTGCTCGTCGCCTTCGGTGACGACATCGCCTTCGAGGACACCCTCGACGCCGCCCTCGACAGCCTCTTCGGCGGCGACTCGGGAGCGGACGCGGGTGACACCGGCACGGTGGTCACTCCGACCCCGACGCCGACCGACACGGCGGATCCGGGCACGGGCGATACCGGGACCGGCGACGCGGGCACCGGCGGGACGGCTCCGACGGGCGACCAGACCGAGCTCCAGGCCGCGCTGAGCGACGCGAGCACGGCTCTCGCCGCCCGCGAGACCGCCCTGAAGGCCGGCGACCTGACCGCCTTCGCGGCGGCGGACGAGCAGCTCACCGAGGCGCTCCAGCGGGCGCTGGCGGCCGAGGGGCAGCAGTAG
- a CDS encoding YlbL family protein — protein sequence MLFSVDPRPSSPRGRRAWVGPAVLFSGVALVVGLGVTPAPYVIEQPGPVFDTLGTSGEDVPLISIPDETTYPTEGTLDMLTVSVVGNPQSLPTWIEVASAWFDRTKAVVPVAQIFPPSSTVEERDQANQAEMTDSQQEAIAAALTELGYPIGQRVAVAQVPDDSPAAGALEAGDEILAVAGEPVADVPALRAAVQASGTQQPVTLSIERDGAEQDVQVTPVDNDGAAVIGIVAGAAFDFPFEVDIQLDDVGGPSAGMMFALGIIDKLTEGALNGGASVAGTGTIDAAGEVGAIGGIRQKMFGAVDAGAQYFLAPADNCNEVVGHVPDGLQVFSVATLDDSLAALKGVASGDTDALPTCDGATPIN from the coding sequence TTGCTGTTCTCCGTCGACCCGCGCCCCTCCTCCCCGCGCGGCCGGCGCGCCTGGGTCGGGCCCGCGGTCCTCTTCTCCGGCGTCGCACTCGTCGTCGGGCTCGGCGTCACCCCCGCCCCCTACGTGATCGAGCAGCCGGGCCCGGTCTTCGACACCCTCGGCACGAGCGGCGAGGACGTTCCGCTGATCTCGATCCCGGACGAGACGACCTATCCCACCGAGGGCACGCTCGACATGCTCACCGTCTCGGTGGTCGGCAACCCGCAGAGCCTGCCGACCTGGATCGAGGTCGCGAGCGCCTGGTTCGACCGCACCAAGGCCGTCGTGCCCGTCGCGCAGATCTTCCCGCCGTCCTCCACGGTCGAGGAGCGGGACCAGGCGAACCAGGCCGAGATGACCGACTCGCAGCAGGAGGCGATCGCCGCGGCGCTCACGGAGCTCGGCTATCCGATCGGGCAGCGGGTCGCGGTCGCGCAGGTCCCGGACGACTCGCCCGCCGCCGGTGCGCTCGAGGCCGGCGACGAGATCCTCGCTGTCGCGGGGGAGCCGGTCGCCGACGTCCCTGCCCTCCGCGCGGCCGTGCAGGCCTCGGGCACGCAGCAGCCGGTGACCCTCTCCATCGAGCGGGACGGGGCCGAGCAGGACGTGCAGGTCACCCCGGTCGACAACGACGGAGCGGCCGTGATCGGCATCGTCGCCGGTGCGGCCTTCGACTTCCCGTTCGAGGTCGACATCCAGCTGGACGACGTCGGCGGGCCGAGCGCCGGGATGATGTTCGCGCTCGGGATCATCGACAAGCTCACCGAGGGCGCGCTGAACGGCGGCGCCTCCGTCGCCGGCACCGGCACCATCGACGCCGCGGGCGAGGTCGGCGCGATCGGCGGCATCCGCCAGAAGATGTTCGGCGCGGTCGACGCGGGGGCGCAGTACTTCCTCGCGCCCGCCGACAACTGCAACGAGGTCGTCGGCCACGTGCCCGACGGCCTCCAGGTCTTCAGCGTCGCCACCCTCGACGACTCCCTCGCCGCGCTGAAGGGCGTCGCCTCGGGCGACACCGACGCCCTGCCGACCTGCGACGGCGCGACCCCCATCAACTGA
- a CDS encoding zinc-dependent metalloprotease produces the protein MAEGDNADRPGGGSEDEFRDMLRQFLSGNGPIDPSQLAGAAGLPNDPVALQNLLSQLQSAMQQSGGGINWSLALEQAKQLARADSVPVTDAVRAPLDGAFGVAALWLDEVAYVSELSRPPRTISRLEWITLTMPVWTQLAEPVALSISDALTGVMRDQAPEEMMAMIAGAEDMMRGIGGTLFALQLGQVVGQLAAEVVSGGDIGIPLLEENDAAILPQNVAAFGEGLDIPIDQVQIYLAVRELAHARLFRHGKWVRLALISQITDFARGITIDTTRLEELAENFDPSNPEELRDAMTSGALIPPKTEEQLAAHGRLETMLALIEGWVDVVTAAATTRLPSAGAIAETVRRRRASGGPAESAFATLVGLELRPRRLREAAAMWQAVTDAVGPEARDALWSHPDVLPGSDDLDDPSALVARLSAEARGETPEPDEMDRALEELLNGTTPAAPEGEQPEAGTDGGRPDDDGTAPTGDRPV, from the coding sequence ATGGCCGAAGGCGACAACGCGGACCGACCGGGCGGCGGCTCGGAGGACGAGTTCCGCGACATGCTCCGGCAGTTCCTCTCGGGGAACGGCCCGATCGACCCGAGCCAGCTCGCGGGCGCCGCCGGTCTGCCGAACGACCCGGTCGCGCTGCAGAACCTGCTCTCGCAGCTGCAGAGCGCGATGCAGCAGTCGGGCGGCGGGATCAACTGGTCGCTCGCGCTCGAGCAGGCGAAGCAGCTGGCGCGCGCGGACTCCGTCCCGGTGACCGACGCCGTCCGCGCCCCGCTCGACGGCGCCTTCGGCGTCGCGGCGCTCTGGCTCGACGAGGTCGCCTACGTCTCCGAGCTGAGCCGTCCGCCGCGCACCATCAGCCGGCTCGAGTGGATCACGCTCACCATGCCGGTCTGGACGCAGCTCGCCGAGCCGGTCGCCCTCAGCATCTCGGACGCGCTCACCGGCGTCATGCGCGACCAGGCCCCCGAGGAGATGATGGCGATGATCGCCGGCGCCGAGGACATGATGCGCGGCATCGGCGGCACCCTCTTCGCCCTCCAGCTCGGCCAGGTGGTCGGCCAGCTGGCCGCCGAGGTCGTCTCCGGCGGCGACATCGGCATCCCGCTGCTCGAGGAGAACGACGCGGCGATCCTGCCGCAGAACGTCGCCGCGTTCGGCGAGGGCCTCGACATCCCGATCGATCAGGTGCAGATCTACCTCGCGGTGCGCGAGCTCGCCCACGCGCGGCTGTTCCGGCACGGCAAGTGGGTCCGGCTCGCCCTGATCTCGCAGATCACCGACTTCGCCCGGGGCATCACGATCGACACCACCCGCCTCGAGGAGCTGGCTGAGAACTTCGACCCGTCCAACCCCGAGGAGCTGCGCGACGCGATGACCTCCGGCGCGCTGATCCCGCCGAAGACGGAGGAGCAGCTCGCCGCGCACGGCCGCCTCGAGACGATGCTCGCGCTGATCGAGGGCTGGGTGGACGTGGTCACCGCCGCGGCGACCACCCGCCTGCCCAGTGCCGGCGCGATCGCCGAGACCGTCCGCCGCCGTCGCGCGTCCGGCGGGCCCGCCGAGTCGGCCTTCGCCACGCTCGTCGGCCTGGAGCTGCGGCCGCGCCGCCTCCGCGAGGCCGCCGCGATGTGGCAGGCCGTCACCGACGCGGTCGGTCCGGAGGCGCGCGACGCGCTCTGGTCGCACCCCGACGTGCTGCCCGGCTCGGACGACCTCGACGACCCGTCGGCCCTCGTCGCGCGGCTGAGCGCCGAGGCCCGCGGCGAGACCCCGGAACCCGACGAGATGGACCGCGCGCTCGAGGAGCTGCTGAACGGGACGACGCCCGCGGCGCCGGAGGGCGAGCAGCCCGAGGCAGGCACCGACGGCGGCCGACCGGACGACGACGGCACCGCTCCCACCGGCGACCGACCGGTCTGA
- a CDS encoding ATP-dependent helicase — MTLLDGLDEGQREAAEALLGPVCVLAGAGTGKTRTITHRIAHGVATGVYTPARVMALTFTSRSAAELRSRLRVLGAGGVMARTFHAAALSQLGFFWPQLVGGTMPQLLDGKARLLGHAAERLRLKLDTATLRDLSAEIEWRKVSALSLEQYAVAARTRALPGRLTLEQTVAMVDEYEGLKDQRRQIDFEDVLLVTAGMLESEPAMAMQVREQYRFFVVDEYQDVNPLQQRLLELWLGDRSDLCVVGDASQTIYSFAGARADYLLDFGSRWPAATVVRLEENYRSAPPIVQTANRLMRGRPGALVLHSVASAPAAAESPEPAIDAYPDDVAEARGVAARVAADIEAGVRPSAIAILFRTNSQSAILERALHERGVAAHLRGGKRFFDLPEVKQAVMQLRAASVSISGEPLFKSVSDVLRSLGWSAEPPSAPGAVRERWESLDTLARLVDEAPAGWSFKQFTDDLLARQQVHHEPDRAAVTLATFHSAKGLEWESVHLMGLTEGLLPISYASGLEAIDEERRLLYVGITRARQRLRLSWSQSTVGRVTRREPSRFLAEIGTRTRGAAPVAAR; from the coding sequence GTGACCCTGCTCGACGGACTCGACGAGGGGCAGCGCGAGGCGGCGGAGGCGCTGCTCGGCCCGGTCTGCGTCCTGGCCGGCGCGGGCACCGGCAAGACGCGGACCATCACCCACCGGATCGCGCACGGCGTCGCGACCGGCGTCTACACGCCGGCCCGGGTGATGGCGCTCACCTTCACCAGCCGCTCGGCCGCCGAGCTGCGCTCCCGGCTCCGCGTCCTGGGGGCGGGCGGCGTCATGGCCCGGACGTTCCACGCCGCCGCGCTCTCGCAGCTCGGCTTCTTCTGGCCGCAGCTGGTCGGCGGCACGATGCCGCAGCTGCTCGACGGCAAGGCGCGGCTGCTCGGCCATGCCGCGGAGCGGCTCCGGCTGAAGCTGGACACCGCGACCCTGCGCGACCTCTCCGCCGAGATCGAGTGGCGGAAGGTGTCCGCCCTCTCGCTCGAGCAGTACGCGGTGGCCGCCCGGACCCGTGCGCTGCCCGGACGGCTCACCCTCGAGCAGACCGTCGCGATGGTCGACGAGTACGAGGGGCTGAAGGACCAGCGCCGGCAGATCGACTTCGAGGACGTCCTCCTGGTCACCGCGGGGATGCTCGAGTCCGAGCCGGCGATGGCGATGCAGGTCCGGGAGCAGTACCGCTTCTTCGTCGTCGACGAGTACCAGGACGTGAACCCGCTCCAGCAGCGGCTGCTCGAGCTCTGGCTCGGTGACCGCAGCGACCTCTGCGTGGTCGGCGACGCGAGCCAGACCATCTACTCCTTCGCCGGCGCCCGCGCCGACTACCTGCTCGACTTCGGCTCGCGCTGGCCGGCCGCGACGGTCGTCCGCCTCGAGGAGAACTACCGCTCGGCACCGCCGATCGTGCAGACCGCGAACCGGCTGATGCGCGGCCGGCCCGGCGCCCTCGTGCTGCACTCCGTCGCGAGTGCCCCCGCCGCCGCCGAGAGCCCGGAGCCGGCGATCGACGCCTACCCCGACGACGTCGCGGAGGCCAGGGGAGTGGCTGCCCGCGTCGCCGCCGACATCGAGGCGGGCGTGCGCCCCTCCGCCATCGCGATCCTCTTCCGCACCAACTCGCAGTCCGCGATCCTCGAGCGCGCGCTGCACGAGCGCGGCGTCGCGGCGCACCTGCGCGGCGGCAAGCGCTTCTTCGACCTGCCGGAGGTGAAGCAGGCGGTGATGCAGCTGCGCGCGGCCTCGGTCTCGATCTCCGGCGAGCCGCTGTTCAAGTCGGTCAGCGACGTCCTCCGCTCGCTCGGCTGGAGCGCCGAGCCGCCGTCGGCACCGGGCGCCGTGCGCGAGCGCTGGGAGTCGCTGGACACGCTCGCCCGGCTGGTCGACGAGGCGCCCGCCGGCTGGAGCTTCAAGCAGTTCACCGACGACCTCCTCGCCCGCCAGCAGGTCCACCACGAGCCGGACCGCGCGGCCGTCACCCTGGCCACCTTCCACTCCGCCAAGGGCCTCGAGTGGGAGTCGGTGCACCTGATGGGCCTGACCGAGGGCCTGCTGCCGATCTCCTACGCGAGCGGCCTCGAGGCGATCGACGAGGAGCGCCGGCTGCTCTACGTCGGCATCACCCGCGCGCGTCAGCGGCTGCGGCTCTCCTGGTCGCAGTCCACCGTGGGCCGGGTCACGCGGCGGGAGCCGTCGCGCTTCCTCGCAGAGATCGGCACGCGCACCCGCGGTGCGGCTCCAGTCGCCGCTCGCTGA
- the nudC gene encoding NAD(+) diphosphatase, giving the protein MIPSFSDRLPLARQAVDRDYLARARPELFDELDADAATRVVLLRGDRALVDGERLALRPAADVPAGALRLYLGRTTVDAEGEPAGTPVVAAVLTDEQASALEPDDAAWGALRTLAEHLSDRDAGLFTEALAMVNWHASHGFSPRNGEATVIEQGGWVRRSPADGSQVFPRTDPAIIVCVLDADDRLLLGSNAMWGTGRFSLLAGFVEPGESLEAAVVREIFEESGMRVVDPQYLGSQPWPFPASLMIGFTARLAEDQAPADLLPDGEEIVALRWFTRQQLHDSLESVLLPGRSSIARAMIEDWYGGALENGPIVA; this is encoded by the coding sequence ATGATCCCGTCCTTCTCCGACCGCCTCCCGCTCGCCCGTCAGGCGGTCGACCGGGACTACCTCGCCCGGGCGCGCCCCGAGCTCTTCGACGAGCTGGACGCCGATGCGGCGACCCGGGTCGTCCTCCTGCGCGGCGACCGCGCCCTGGTCGACGGCGAGCGCCTCGCCCTGCGCCCCGCGGCCGACGTGCCGGCCGGCGCCCTCCGCCTCTACCTCGGCCGCACCACCGTCGACGCCGAGGGCGAGCCCGCGGGCACTCCTGTCGTCGCCGCGGTGCTGACGGACGAGCAGGCGAGCGCCCTCGAGCCCGACGACGCCGCGTGGGGCGCCCTGCGCACCCTCGCCGAGCACCTCAGCGACCGCGACGCCGGCCTCTTCACCGAGGCGCTCGCGATGGTCAACTGGCACGCCTCGCACGGCTTCTCGCCGCGCAACGGCGAGGCCACCGTGATCGAGCAGGGCGGCTGGGTCCGCCGCTCGCCCGCCGACGGCAGCCAGGTCTTCCCGCGCACCGACCCGGCGATCATCGTCTGCGTCCTCGACGCCGACGACCGCCTGCTGCTCGGCTCGAACGCGATGTGGGGCACCGGCCGCTTCTCGCTGCTGGCCGGCTTCGTCGAGCCGGGGGAGTCGCTCGAGGCGGCGGTCGTCCGCGAGATCTTCGAGGAGTCCGGGATGCGCGTCGTCGACCCGCAGTACCTCGGCTCGCAGCCCTGGCCGTTCCCCGCCTCGCTGATGATCGGCTTCACCGCCCGCCTCGCCGAGGACCAGGCCCCCGCCGACCTGCTCCCGGACGGCGAGGAGATCGTCGCCCTGCGCTGGTTCACCCGCCAGCAGCTGCACGACTCGCTCGAGTCGGTGCTGCTGCCCGGCCGCTCGTCGATCGCCCGCGCGATGATCGAGGACTGGTACGGGGGAGCGCTCGAGAACGGCCCCATCGTCGCGTGA
- a CDS encoding phosphotransferase — protein sequence MARSHLTLAALATSAVEGLDVRTAREFTHSTHGDFDSALLTTRDGARLVVRVPTSPLAEQEQLGDLVALRALTAGIRSRLPFDLQESIGQTPFDGTRGVVYEYLEGDRVLIDDVEASSGLADSVGRAIGAIHSLPASFVQEAGLPVASARDSVNETVAVIERAADTGHVPAALVARWESASSDEALWQFDPTVVNGSMTSDSFLRSGDSVSAVLGWAALRVGDPARDLHWLLSAPGAGTAFAAYSRMRAGAVDRTLRQRAQLYAELELARWLLHGTETEDSAIVDDAVGMLDLLVDSVLGDLSAPLSTDTGPVLEVSEVEELLNRTPGARTGSSAHGRGLAPVAEESDSESSRSE from the coding sequence ATGGCCAGATCCCATCTCACTCTAGCCGCGCTGGCCACTTCGGCCGTCGAGGGCCTCGACGTCCGGACCGCGCGCGAATTCACGCACTCGACGCACGGGGACTTCGACTCCGCGCTGCTGACCACGCGCGACGGCGCCCGCCTGGTGGTGCGCGTGCCGACCTCGCCGCTGGCCGAGCAGGAGCAGCTCGGCGACCTCGTCGCCCTGCGCGCGCTCACCGCCGGCATCCGCAGCCGCCTGCCGTTCGATCTGCAGGAGAGCATCGGGCAGACGCCGTTCGACGGCACCCGCGGCGTCGTCTACGAGTACCTCGAGGGCGACCGCGTGCTGATCGACGACGTCGAGGCCTCCAGCGGTCTCGCGGACTCGGTCGGGCGCGCGATCGGCGCGATCCACTCGCTGCCGGCGTCGTTCGTGCAGGAGGCGGGGCTGCCCGTCGCCTCGGCCCGCGACAGCGTCAACGAGACGGTCGCCGTCATCGAGCGCGCCGCCGACACCGGCCACGTGCCCGCCGCGCTCGTCGCACGCTGGGAGTCGGCCTCCTCCGACGAGGCGCTCTGGCAGTTCGACCCGACGGTCGTGAACGGCTCGATGACCTCCGACTCCTTCCTCCGCTCCGGCGACTCCGTCAGTGCCGTGCTCGGCTGGGCGGCGCTGCGCGTGGGCGACCCGGCCCGCGATCTGCACTGGCTGCTCAGCGCCCCGGGGGCCGGCACGGCGTTCGCCGCGTACTCGCGGATGCGCGCCGGCGCGGTCGACCGCACCCTCCGCCAGCGCGCTCAGCTCTACGCCGAGCTCGAGCTGGCCCGCTGGCTGCTGCACGGCACCGAGACCGAGGACTCGGCGATCGTCGACGACGCGGTCGGGATGCTCGACCTCCTGGTCGACAGCGTCCTCGGCGATCTGTCCGCGCCGCTGTCCACCGACACCGGACCGGTGCTCGAGGTCTCCGAGGTCGAGGAGCTGCTGAACCGCACGCCCGGCGCGCGGACCGGCTCCTCCGCTCACGGCCGCGGGCTCGCCCCGGTCGCCGAGGAGAGCGACTCCGAGAGCTCGCGCTCCGAGTAG